The Halobellus sp. MBLA0158 genome has a window encoding:
- a CDS encoding rhomboid family intramembrane serine protease — translation MRRVSVSNLLTPFENGLRPVVAQHRALSAPITDLLVVAVCAVYALQAFQTVLWDAPSVFATTNYVYLRAPWLAWPLSPLLHGGLTHVVPNALTLFAFGRVAEATLATRRFAVLAAVSAAGSIAALAGWSLLFGSDPTIAVYGISGVVFASGGFAVAYFPRRRRVSDLELLATLFGACAVALVAAELLAAALLGTPGVANVGHAAGVLVGVAVAARTPVRGRAETDRRVEGPAP, via the coding sequence ATGCGACGCGTCTCGGTGTCGAATCTGCTCACGCCGTTCGAGAACGGCCTGCGGCCGGTGGTGGCCCAGCACCGCGCGCTGTCGGCGCCGATCACGGACCTCCTCGTCGTGGCCGTCTGTGCGGTGTACGCCCTCCAGGCGTTCCAGACCGTCCTGTGGGACGCGCCGTCGGTCTTCGCGACGACGAACTACGTCTACCTCCGGGCACCGTGGCTCGCGTGGCCGCTGTCGCCGCTCCTGCACGGCGGCCTCACCCACGTCGTGCCGAACGCGCTCACGCTCTTTGCCTTCGGGCGGGTCGCGGAAGCGACGCTCGCGACGCGGCGGTTCGCCGTCCTCGCCGCGGTCTCGGCCGCCGGCTCGATCGCCGCGCTGGCGGGCTGGAGCCTGCTCTTCGGCTCCGATCCCACCATCGCCGTCTACGGGATCAGCGGCGTCGTCTTCGCGTCCGGCGGCTTCGCGGTCGCGTACTTTCCGCGCCGCCGCCGCGTGAGCGACCTCGAACTCCTCGCGACGCTGTTCGGCGCGTGTGCGGTCGCGCTCGTCGCCGCCGAGCTCCTCGCGGCGGCGCTTCTCGGCACTCCCGGCGTCGCGAACGTCGGCCACGCCGCGGGCGTCCTCGTCGGCGTCGCGGTGGCCGCGCGAACGCCGGTTCGAGGGCGCGCCGAGACCGACCGACGGGTAGAGGGCCCGGCGCCGTAG
- a CDS encoding TIGR00341 family protein — translation MRLVQVMVPTGKREAVLDVLDDEEVDYAVSDETSGRDYTAVVTFPLPTAAVEPVLDRLRGVGIERDAYTVVVQAETVVSEQFEALEERYESDEEETGNGDRIAREELVARADEMAPTVRPYVLMTAVSAVVATAGLLLDSPAVVVGSMVIAPLIGPAMATSVGTVVDDSELVLRGVKLQALGGALAIGAAAVFAFLLRMTNVVPLTAEEVFAIGEVRERLAPDVLSLVIALGAGAAGAVSLSSGVSSALVGVMIAAALVPPTAVVGIGIAWGAPQTVVGSAVLVLVNILAINLVALVVLWRLGYRPKLWFREEEARAATLKRIAALGAVLLLLTGLLGAFTYSAYRTADFEEEATAAIEAELPPEATLLDMEVVYEGFPLQTPQRIVVTVGYPPGATPPTAASAIRDRVATLAPDPIGPFGHADVSVQVRYVGVDAAA, via the coding sequence GTGCGACTCGTACAGGTGATGGTCCCGACCGGAAAGCGCGAGGCGGTCCTCGACGTCCTCGACGACGAGGAGGTCGACTACGCCGTCTCCGACGAGACCAGCGGCCGCGACTACACCGCCGTGGTTACGTTTCCGCTCCCGACGGCCGCCGTCGAGCCGGTCCTCGACCGCCTGCGGGGCGTCGGGATCGAACGGGACGCCTACACCGTCGTCGTGCAGGCCGAGACCGTCGTCTCCGAACAGTTCGAGGCCCTAGAGGAGCGCTACGAGAGCGACGAGGAAGAGACCGGCAACGGCGACCGGATCGCCCGCGAGGAGCTCGTCGCCCGCGCCGACGAGATGGCTCCGACGGTCCGGCCGTACGTCCTGATGACGGCCGTGAGCGCCGTCGTCGCGACCGCGGGACTCCTGCTGGACTCGCCCGCGGTCGTCGTCGGCTCGATGGTCATCGCGCCGCTCATCGGCCCGGCGATGGCCACGAGCGTCGGCACCGTCGTCGACGACAGCGAGCTGGTGCTCCGCGGGGTCAAGCTCCAGGCGCTCGGCGGCGCCCTGGCGATCGGCGCCGCCGCCGTCTTCGCGTTCCTGCTCCGGATGACGAACGTCGTCCCGCTCACCGCCGAGGAGGTCTTCGCGATCGGCGAGGTCCGAGAGCGGCTCGCGCCCGACGTCCTCTCGCTCGTGATCGCGCTCGGCGCGGGGGCCGCCGGCGCGGTCTCGCTGTCCTCGGGCGTCTCCTCGGCGCTCGTCGGGGTGATGATCGCCGCGGCCCTGGTGCCGCCGACCGCGGTCGTGGGGATCGGCATCGCCTGGGGCGCGCCGCAGACCGTCGTCGGCTCGGCGGTGCTCGTCCTCGTGAACATCCTCGCGATCAACCTCGTCGCGCTCGTCGTCCTCTGGCGGCTGGGCTACCGGCCGAAGCTGTGGTTCCGCGAGGAGGAGGCGCGCGCGGCGACGCTCAAGCGGATCGCCGCCCTCGGAGCGGTGCTGCTCCTTCTGACGGGGCTGCTCGGCGCGTTCACCTACAGCGCCTACCGGACCGCAGACTTCGAGGAGGAGGCGACGGCCGCGATCGAGGCCGAACTGCCGCCGGAGGCGACGCTGTTGGATATGGAAGTCGTCTACGAGGGATTCCCGCTCCAGACGCCGCAGCGGATCGTCGTCACCGTTGGATACCCGCCCGGGGCCACCCCGCCAACGGCCGCGAGCGCCATCCGCGACCGAGTGGCGACGCTCGCGCCGGACCCCATCGGACCGTTCGGCCACGCGGACGTCAGCGTCCAGGTCCGGTACGTCGGCGTCGACGCCGCCGCGTAG
- a CDS encoding SIMPL domain-containing protein, giving the protein MNRRFGLVTIAVAALVLFAGCAAPLQADNGTATAATDASGDRTISTAGTGEASADADRAIVTIAVSAHAETAEAARDSVAADAAQLREALRELGIADQAVRTVSYRLSPRYESLDGRSGGEVAGYEAVHAYRIETAPAEAGRVVDTAVGNGASEVYGVSFTLSDEARAELRAQALERAMADARADADVVAGAAGLSVTGVQSVSVGSDYGPIYESRVAADAGGAGTQFDAGPVTVTARVDVTYTAA; this is encoded by the coding sequence ATGAATCGCCGATTTGGGCTCGTCACGATCGCCGTCGCAGCACTGGTACTGTTCGCGGGCTGTGCCGCACCGCTCCAGGCCGACAACGGAACTGCAACAGCCGCGACTGACGCGAGCGGGGATCGCACGATCTCGACCGCCGGGACCGGCGAGGCGTCGGCCGACGCCGACCGCGCGATCGTGACGATCGCCGTCAGCGCCCACGCCGAGACCGCCGAAGCAGCCCGGGACTCGGTCGCCGCGGACGCGGCGCAGTTGCGCGAGGCGCTCCGCGAACTCGGAATCGCGGACCAGGCCGTGCGGACGGTCTCCTACAGGCTCTCGCCCCGGTACGAGTCGCTCGACGGGCGGAGCGGCGGCGAGGTCGCCGGCTACGAGGCGGTCCACGCCTACCGGATCGAGACCGCGCCCGCCGAGGCCGGGCGCGTCGTCGACACCGCCGTCGGCAACGGCGCCAGCGAGGTGTACGGCGTGTCGTTCACGCTGAGCGACGAGGCCCGCGCCGAACTCCGCGCACAGGCGCTGGAGCGCGCGATGGCGGACGCCAGAGCCGACGCCGACGTCGTCGCCGGCGCGGCCGGGCTGTCGGTGACGGGGGTCCAGTCCGTCTCCGTTGGCAGCGACTACGGCCCGATCTACGAGAGCCGAGTCGCGGCCGACGCCGGCGGGGCGGGGACGCAGTTCGACGCCGGTCCCGTGACGGTGACCGCGCGGGTCGACGTCACCTACACCGCGGCGTGA
- a CDS encoding NOG1 family protein, with product MIFESLPTTPRSEELLDKAFSRAARAGRAKSGLEAQQSMLQTASSILSDNLENVVTQWPDFGTVDPFYYELADAIVDVDELRQSLSEVTWASRQISELRREYQPKLRNTDAETARKHRKQAFARMADVVEEVAEDLQRIGEARDSLKTLPDIRPDEPAIVVAGYPNVGKSSFVNQVTRAHNEIARYPFTTKSVHVGHFERDRIRYQIIDTPGLLDRPEEDRNDIERQAVSALEHLADAVLFVVDASEACGYPLSAQLELRDAVATRFRERDVPVLTINNKSDRSTDIDADYQMSVEGGDGVDEVLDAAVEAVAWEPDIPPSRQE from the coding sequence ATGATTTTCGAGTCCCTTCCGACGACGCCCCGGTCGGAGGAGCTTCTTGACAAGGCGTTCTCGCGGGCGGCGCGCGCGGGGCGAGCGAAGTCCGGGCTGGAGGCCCAGCAGTCGATGCTGCAGACGGCCTCGTCGATCCTCTCGGACAACCTCGAAAACGTCGTGACGCAGTGGCCCGACTTCGGTACCGTCGACCCCTTCTACTACGAACTCGCGGACGCCATCGTCGACGTCGACGAACTGCGACAGAGCCTCTCGGAGGTGACCTGGGCGAGCCGACAGATCAGCGAACTCCGACGCGAGTACCAGCCCAAGCTCCGGAACACGGACGCCGAGACGGCCCGGAAGCACCGCAAGCAGGCGTTCGCGCGGATGGCCGACGTCGTCGAGGAGGTCGCCGAGGACCTCCAGCGCATCGGCGAGGCCCGCGACTCGCTGAAGACGCTGCCCGACATCCGGCCGGACGAGCCCGCGATCGTCGTCGCCGGCTACCCGAACGTCGGCAAGTCCTCGTTCGTCAATCAGGTGACGCGGGCGCACAACGAGATCGCCCGCTACCCGTTCACGACCAAGAGCGTCCACGTGGGGCACTTCGAGCGCGACCGCATCCGGTACCAGATCATCGACACGCCGGGGCTGCTCGACCGCCCCGAGGAGGACCGAAACGACATCGAGCGCCAGGCCGTGAGCGCGCTCGAACACCTCGCGGACGCGGTGCTTTTCGTCGTCGACGCCAGCGAGGCCTGCGGCTATCCGCTCTCGGCCCAACTGGAGCTGCGCGACGCGGTCGCGACGCGCTTCCGGGAGCGGGACGTGCCCGTCCTCACGATCAACAACAAGAGCGACCGCTCGACGGACATCGACGCCGACTACCAGATGAGCGTCGAGGGCGGCGACGGGGTGGACGAGGTCCTCGACGCCGCGGTCGAAGCCGTCGCCTGGGAGCCGGACATCCCGCCGTCGCGACAGGAGTAG
- a CDS encoding DUF5518 domain-containing protein, which produces METDWRAVGIGFVVMIVGSIAGIAIPPIGQLGAGFLGGVAAGYLAGGGIGNGAWNGLLAGSISGIVVSVLIGLIGGLIGLAGGPLGGLLGGAGAFLVGIVVTVLFALDSAIGGAIGGFVAD; this is translated from the coding sequence ATGGAGACGGACTGGCGCGCGGTGGGGATCGGGTTCGTGGTGATGATCGTCGGATCGATCGCCGGGATCGCCATCCCGCCGATCGGACAGCTCGGCGCCGGGTTCCTCGGCGGCGTCGCCGCGGGCTATCTCGCCGGCGGCGGGATCGGCAACGGCGCGTGGAACGGCCTGCTCGCGGGGTCGATCTCGGGGATCGTCGTCTCCGTCCTGATCGGGCTGATCGGCGGCCTGATCGGGCTGGCTGGCGGCCCGCTCGGCGGACTGCTCGGCGGGGCCGGCGCGTTCCTCGTCGGCATCGTCGTCACGGTTCTGTTCGCGCTCGACAGCGCCATCGGCGGCGCGATCGGCGGGTTCGTCGCCGACTGA
- a CDS encoding DUF367 family protein encodes MHVRYEGDDDPEKCTARNLARFDLVELHRSDRATPYGVVLNPHAERALSPADADTDAGAGALVALDCSWESAGEARFSLPGEHRALPYLVAANPVNFGRPMRLTTVEALAAALAIFGRRDRAEGLLSKFSWGHTFLELNDEPLRRYADCADSGAVVAVQQEYLDRGEDG; translated from the coding sequence CTGCACGTCCGCTACGAGGGCGACGACGATCCCGAGAAGTGTACGGCGCGAAACCTCGCCCGCTTTGACCTCGTCGAACTCCACCGATCGGACCGGGCGACCCCCTACGGCGTCGTGCTCAATCCCCACGCCGAGCGGGCGCTCTCGCCCGCGGACGCCGACACGGACGCGGGAGCGGGGGCGCTCGTCGCGCTCGACTGCTCGTGGGAGTCCGCGGGCGAGGCGCGCTTTTCGCTCCCGGGCGAGCACCGCGCGCTGCCGTATCTCGTGGCGGCGAACCCCGTCAACTTCGGGCGGCCGATGCGGCTGACGACCGTCGAGGCGCTCGCCGCCGCGCTCGCCATCTTCGGGCGTCGCGACCGCGCGGAGGGACTGCTCTCGAAGTTCTCCTGGGGCCACACCTTCCTGGAACTGAACGACGAGCCGCTCCGCCGGTACGCCGACTGCGCGGACTCGGGGGCGGTCGTCGCCGTCCAGCAGGAGTACCTCGACCGCGGCGAGGACGGCTGA
- a CDS encoding HalOD1 output domain-containing protein produces the protein MAERTDHLAGGGSWQWKTVAHHDFDGPDELDATILSALDSEESLDGRPLYTDVDTEPAERFLSSVRNDDASVVFSVSNRTVRVSADGTVEIRTARAGMHS, from the coding sequence ATGGCAGAACGGACGGACCATCTCGCAGGCGGCGGCTCCTGGCAGTGGAAGACCGTCGCTCACCACGACTTCGACGGCCCGGACGAACTCGATGCGACGATCCTCTCTGCGCTCGACAGCGAGGAGTCGCTGGACGGGCGGCCGCTGTACACCGACGTCGACACCGAGCCCGCAGAGCGGTTCCTCTCTTCCGTGCGAAACGACGACGCCAGCGTCGTCTTCTCCGTGTCGAACAGGACGGTGCGCGTGTCGGCCGACGGCACCGTCGAGATCAGAACCGCCCGAGCGGGTATGCACTCCTGA
- the serS gene encoding serine--tRNA ligase, whose product MIGRQFLRENPEAVRAALEHKGVEDVDLDRVLAVDEEWRELKQRGDDLRHERNEISSKIGDLKAEGKDEEAQEAIERSQELKAELEDVESRADELEAELEAALLEIPQIPADEVPIGADESENVERRREGFDNLRTLPDEVVPHYDLGEDLDILDFQRGAKVTGGGFYFTKGDGARLEHALVQFMLDLHREQGYVDVFPPIPVNSRSMVGTGQFPKFTEDAYRLGGANDEPWDDDDLWLCPTAEVPVTNMYRDEILLDDDLPLKLQAYTPNFRREAGEHGTETRGIVRVHQFNKVEMVNFVRPDESEDRFEGLVDEAEEVLRRLDLPYRILEMCTGDLGFTQRKKYDIEVWAPADDMEGGPEEGGRWLEVSSVSNFGAFQARRAGLRYRPERHESAEYLHTLNGSGLAIPRVMVAILEYYQNDDGTVTVPEALRPYMGGTEVIEGHEPVGEAAVGAGDRD is encoded by the coding sequence ATGATCGGGAGACAGTTCCTCCGCGAGAACCCCGAGGCGGTTCGCGCGGCCTTGGAGCACAAAGGCGTCGAGGACGTCGATCTCGACCGCGTCCTCGCCGTCGACGAGGAGTGGCGGGAGCTCAAACAGCGCGGCGACGACCTCCGACACGAGCGCAACGAGATCTCCTCGAAGATCGGCGACCTGAAGGCCGAGGGCAAAGACGAGGAGGCCCAGGAAGCCATCGAGCGGTCCCAGGAGCTCAAAGCGGAGCTCGAAGACGTCGAGTCACGCGCCGACGAACTGGAGGCCGAACTGGAGGCCGCGCTCTTGGAGATCCCGCAGATCCCCGCCGACGAGGTCCCGATCGGCGCGGACGAGTCGGAGAACGTCGAGCGCCGCCGGGAGGGGTTCGACAATCTGCGGACCCTGCCCGACGAGGTCGTCCCCCACTACGACCTCGGCGAGGACCTCGACATCCTGGACTTCCAGCGCGGCGCGAAGGTGACCGGCGGCGGCTTCTACTTCACGAAGGGCGACGGCGCGCGCCTCGAACACGCCCTGGTCCAGTTTATGCTGGACCTCCACCGCGAGCAGGGCTACGTCGACGTCTTCCCGCCGATCCCGGTGAACTCCCGATCGATGGTCGGCACCGGGCAGTTCCCGAAGTTCACCGAGGACGCCTACCGCCTCGGCGGCGCCAACGACGAGCCCTGGGACGACGACGACCTGTGGCTCTGCCCGACCGCGGAGGTCCCGGTGACGAATATGTACCGCGACGAGATCCTGCTGGACGACGATCTCCCGCTCAAGCTCCAGGCGTACACGCCGAACTTCCGGCGCGAGGCGGGCGAACACGGCACCGAGACCCGCGGGATCGTCCGCGTCCACCAGTTCAACAAGGTCGAGATGGTGAACTTCGTCCGGCCGGACGAGAGCGAAGACCGCTTCGAGGGGCTCGTCGACGAGGCCGAGGAGGTGCTCCGGCGGCTCGACCTCCCGTACCGGATCCTCGAGATGTGTACGGGCGACCTCGGCTTCACCCAGCGCAAGAAGTACGACATCGAGGTGTGGGCGCCGGCCGACGATATGGAGGGCGGCCCCGAGGAGGGCGGCCGCTGGCTCGAAGTCTCGTCGGTCTCGAACTTCGGCGCGTTCCAGGCGCGGCGCGCGGGCCTGCGGTACCGCCCCGAACGGCACGAGTCCGCCGAGTACCTCCACACCCTGAACGGCTCGGGACTCGCCATCCCGCGGGTGATGGTCGCGATCCTGGAGTACTACCAGAACGACGACGGCACCGTGACCGTGCCCGAGGCGCTCCGGCCGTATATGGGCGGCACCGAGGTCATCGAGGGCCACGAGCCGGTCGGCGAGGCCGCGGTCGGCGCCGGTGACCGGGACTGA